One stretch of Microvirga lotononidis DNA includes these proteins:
- a CDS encoding aromatic ring-hydroxylating oxygenase subunit alpha — MDDLKLITALDDAPSPEAITGFRTGMMPFWHPVLEASALECGGPTGVRLLGRNLVLARLDGEIVVFPDVCRHFQARLSLGTLVQVNGEQALQCPYHGWAFGTGGRCVRIPQLAPGRKIPMTANLTSYRAVERYGIIWVCLADEATFPIPDFPEMGDTSFRKVRLRETKPMRTSSTRMIMGTLDDTHFPWVHEGILGDRNKPEPPNHKVWRQDNELVVQYEVEQPPGLMTTDMSRPDAQRAGPVRILYTDHVGMPNVIRLVKDTDAGRYVIWLATSPVDYNTTINFWIFARNYDLNPASDAAYEAMSAHVRLQDKPIIESQRPWLIPPFWTRVELPMGPGDLPLMEYQKWIEELGIATAI, encoded by the coding sequence ATGGATGATCTCAAGCTCATCACCGCTCTGGACGACGCGCCGAGTCCGGAAGCGATCACTGGCTTTCGCACGGGGATGATGCCGTTCTGGCATCCTGTTCTCGAAGCTTCGGCTCTCGAATGTGGCGGCCCTACCGGTGTTCGGCTCCTTGGCCGAAATCTGGTGCTTGCCCGCCTTGACGGGGAGATCGTCGTGTTCCCGGATGTGTGCCGGCACTTCCAGGCGCGACTTTCGCTGGGAACTCTTGTCCAGGTGAACGGGGAACAGGCGTTGCAATGTCCCTATCACGGATGGGCATTCGGAACAGGGGGGCGATGCGTGCGCATCCCTCAATTGGCGCCGGGGCGGAAGATCCCGATGACGGCCAACCTGACCAGCTACCGCGCCGTTGAGCGCTATGGGATCATCTGGGTCTGCTTGGCTGACGAGGCCACGTTTCCGATTCCGGACTTTCCGGAGATGGGGGACACCTCCTTCCGAAAGGTCCGTCTGCGGGAGACAAAGCCGATGCGCACCAGCTCAACTCGGATGATCATGGGCACGTTGGACGACACGCACTTTCCGTGGGTCCACGAGGGCATTCTAGGCGATCGGAACAAGCCGGAGCCGCCAAACCACAAGGTGTGGCGGCAAGACAACGAGCTTGTCGTCCAATACGAGGTGGAGCAGCCCCCGGGTCTGATGACGACCGACATGTCGCGGCCGGATGCGCAGCGCGCGGGCCCTGTCAGGATCCTCTACACCGACCATGTCGGCATGCCGAACGTGATACGGCTTGTGAAGGACACAGATGCCGGCCGGTACGTGATATGGCTGGCGACGTCTCCGGTCGACTACAACACGACGATCAACTTCTGGATCTTCGCCCGCAACTATGACCTCAATCCGGCGAGCGATGCCGCCTATGAGGCCATGTCGGCTCATGTTCGCCTGCAGGATAAACCCATCATCGAGAGCCAGCGCCCTTGGCTGATCCCGCCGTTTTGGACACGGGTCGAGCTTCCTATGGGGCCGGGCGACCTTCCCCTCATGGAATATCAGAAATGGATCGAGGAACTCGGGATCGCCACCGCCATCTGA
- a CDS encoding ABC transporter permease: MATVACTLLLWEGVCRMAAVPPWLLPAPWQIAVAGFAVPMAMWFEHLQATLRVVLMGFGLALVISFPLAIAITVSPVFRRCIYPLLVIVQSTPVVAVAPILVVTLGATELPRVVITAMITFFPLVVGISTGLAQTPSELIELSRSLGAPIANQYRHIRLPFALPYIFSAIRVSITLAVIGAVVAEFVAAEKGIGYFIRSSTSFFKIPQAFAALLVLVASSLFLFQAVNLVQRFLFPRSLPAGSGQS, from the coding sequence GTGGCTACGGTGGCGTGCACGCTTCTGCTCTGGGAGGGCGTTTGCCGCATGGCAGCCGTGCCGCCCTGGCTGCTTCCCGCCCCCTGGCAGATTGCCGTGGCGGGATTCGCTGTGCCTATGGCGATGTGGTTCGAGCACCTTCAAGCGACCCTTCGCGTCGTCCTCATGGGCTTCGGCCTCGCCCTCGTCATCAGCTTTCCACTTGCCATAGCCATTACGGTCTCGCCCGTTTTCAGGCGCTGCATATACCCCCTGTTGGTCATCGTTCAATCGACGCCCGTCGTCGCGGTGGCACCGATCTTGGTCGTCACGCTCGGCGCGACTGAACTGCCGCGCGTTGTGATCACTGCGATGATCACGTTCTTCCCGCTCGTCGTAGGGATCTCGACGGGCCTTGCGCAAACGCCTTCCGAGTTGATCGAGCTCAGCCGGTCTCTCGGTGCGCCCATAGCGAACCAGTACCGTCACATCCGGCTGCCATTCGCTCTACCGTATATTTTCTCCGCGATCCGCGTGTCCATCACGCTTGCCGTCATCGGGGCCGTCGTCGCGGAGTTCGTCGCGGCCGAAAAGGGAATTGGCTACTTCATTCGATCCTCGACTTCGTTCTTCAAGATACCGCAAGCTTTCGCAGCCTTGCTCGTCTTGGTGGCGTCGAGCCTCTTTCTCTTCCAAGCTGTCAATCTCGTCCAACGGTTCCTCTTTCCTCGCAGCCTGCCTGCGGGGAGCGGCCAATCCTGA